The DNA window gccacgATAACATTCAAGTATAGGAACATAAAAAAATCAGTCTTACCTCTTCGAAATGGGTAAGTTTGAAATATTTCTTTCCAATTTCAGTTCGCCTTACTCTATCAAAGCCTTTCCCATCTGTCTCCACAAATCTATAACAAAAAAGACAAGAATATTAAGGATTTGCAGAAATGTAAAGAAGCCCATTTAACGTAGAGTCAAAGTGGTAACAGCACCTGTAATAAGATAGCTTGTACATGAGGCAATTTAGCATGGTTGGAGTGGCTTGTGAATCAATCCGATACTGACCATCTCTCTTTAAGGcacaaggaaaataaaaaaattcaggtTAAAATGCGcaagaaaaaattcaaaagaccaACAATTGACAGGTAGAGAGAAATGCTTCCATAGCCCACTCCCATTAGCTCAATATCACACATACATATGTTTTAAGTGCgtaaaatttaaaatcttatTACTCCCTTTTTACAATAAGTAACCATAGAATGTTCTTTCAAATCTAGCATTACCAGAATTAAGTACTCACCAGATAATCAGGTTCCTTGATGTGAGGAAAGACGCCACCTCCTATCCGAACCATCCATAGGAACTTATTAATGTCATCACTGGGGTAGCCAACAAGACCTGAAGCATAGATGTACAGGTTAGATCGGTCTCTGCTGCTAATGTAAACACTGGGCCTGATTACTGAGAGTAATGCTGCAGAACTAACCTCCAAAGACAACTAGGACATATTTTACATCCAAAGAGTTAAAAATCTCCCAAGCTGCCTTTTCAGGTGAAGACATGGCAGTACCAACAGTAGCAATGTGAGTGTTATTCCAAGTGTTATTGTCAACAATAACAGTGCGATTTGCCATGGCAGTTGTTTGGTAACCATAGTCCCACCAAGATGCAACCTGAAAGAGTTTGCAGAaatatattatcaattatatgtcTTCATCTGCAAAAGTTACCTATTGGCTAAACAGCAAACTAACTGGTACAGTATTTATCAGActtaaaaaatataaacaaacaaaggacacacacaaaaaatattcttattttttccttttatcgTTTCTTGCTTGagaattttattttcttcttcttttcacTTGTTTCTCTATGACAAGACTCATCCTTGAGCAGAAAACTTGAGATAATATACTTGAACTCTTTAAATCTAGTAGGCTAGTTGATGTTGGAGTTTGGAATCTGGTGGATAACTATGGTCACAATAGCAAGCATAGTTTTATGTGCTCCTCTCTCTCCTGTTTGGTTAGAGCTTTGGTTCTGATGTCTGAATATTACATACAAAATCCAGCATTACTAATCATTACTAGAATATAACATACTAAACACAATGGGTGCaataaaaattactaaaatttggGAAGATATATGTTGTGGAAAGAATGACAACTCACTTTATCATCTACATCTGTGTTATGGCTCAACCATGCATAGGCCTCTCTGAAGTCATCAAAAACATGAAGGCCATCAGGAGATTGAGATGTTAGCACTATGGAGGGTGCTGAATATGCTTCTGCTGCTGCCCAGACACAATGAACCTACatgaaaaatcatccataaacagTGAAGAGCTCAACCAGGAAGCTAAAGAACAACATGGAAATCCAGTATAAGGACCAAAAAGTGCAACCAAACTTAAGTGTTGCTTTCATCTGAATCTTTTTGTGAACTTCTCACAAACCACTCACAGATTATATTACAGTATTTGGagttaaatttgcaaaaaatatGTCATTCAGAATGGCATGACTAAGAAAGGTCTAAGTATTACATTGAGAAGACCTTTTTAACTATAGGGGTTAAAAATGTTACCACATGCATAACAGACATACAATTGGGTTTTTCCAGTCACGAGCAGCAAATTAGTAACAAACAAAAAGATTAAAGTATTCCTCTTTTACTAGAGCAAATTGAGCATACATACCACATAGAACGCAACCAACAAAACCAGTAAGAAAATAGCAATGACAGATGCTTCAACAGGTAAAACCAAAGGCCTTCTCTCAGCATGTGACCTACTAGATGATGTCCCAGCAttttccttctccttctccttctccttttctttctccttttccttttccttttcctttttcttatttttctttgaaGGTCGTTCCTTTACagagttttcacttttatcttcTTTTGCTCCATCTTTATTTAAGATAACACTTTCGGAACCGGTATCCACCGCCTTAAAGAGtcaaaatataaagaatttagTATACAAGGAAATTATATCTCCAATAATCTGAAGGAGTCTTCAGTAACGATTGAAATAGAAGGCTTACATCAGATGCAAAAATTTCTGATGTACCAGGCAACTGAAATTTGAGCGAACGAGTAAGAACATCAAAAGCTCCTGAAAGAGCAATTCCAGACATAATGCATGCCGCTGGAGCGAGTACAAGCATTAGTCGCACCTGTAACAGCAAAAAGAATGTTGCTCAACATAGTGGATGCCAAGAGAGAATAGTATTAAGCTTGCATATTTCAAATTAATCTCACCATGACACCTGAAAAATATACTGATGTAACTATGTAAAGGATGACAAAGGAGCTTGCATCAGAAAGTGGCAAAAAGCATGCCTGCAATTGCAAACAAGATAGATTGGATATGAGTTGCCAATCTGCCAGGGGTAACTTGAAAATCATATTGATAACATCTCCAGAATCCTAATAAAGTTTCCATCAGAAAATTGACAACTTACAACAATGCCAGCTGGGACCAAGAAGGCCAAAATATTAAGATCCATAAAATACGATGGCCAAGTAGGTGGTTGATGCTCACTAACACTGGCAATTATTGGTATATATTTGCTAGCATATGTTCTGGCACAATTAAGAGATGAGGAAAACAGAGAGTAGTGTCAGATCACTCAGAAATTGACAATGAGAACATAATCAAAGGCAAACAATGGGATGAACGAGTTTTCATTAGTCACAACAGAATTTCTACTTCTGGAAAAATAATGGACTAAAATAAAATAGGAGCTAGCCAATGCTGATACATGAGTGGCTTTGCAACTGGAGATCCAAAACAAGAGTTCAAGTGTAAATTGGATATTCATATACATAATTGGATACGTTAGCCAAGTTATTACATGCACATTCCGGATATCTATCAAGTGGTTTCCTGCATGACATCTATAACCAACCCTCTGGAATGTCAGTGACTTGCAACCAGTTCAAATAACCGATGGCAACAACTTGCCAGATAAAGACTAAATCCTATAAAATACAGTCATCATGCTCAAAAGAAAGAACCAAAATGCTGtaagaaaaaatgcagcagtttTTAAAAGACCACGCACAATTTTACATTCATCTTCCAACTATTATAGGTATAGTACCTGATTCACCATACATGGCTCATGAATGATAGTCAAGTATAATCGTTATATGGCTAACATGACAAAATGGACATCAGACCATGTTCCCTCTGGCAGAGGCAGGTCCAGAAAGGAAACTTCGGTAGAGAGAACTATATGTATAAAGTAACATAACCCGTTTAGTTAAAGCATCAAATTTCAAGTTTGGTTATTTCATTTGCCTTGAAACTAATTAGATAGGTTCCATGCAAATCATGAACTCACAACTGGGATTTGACGGACAGAAGAGACTCACGGATCAAGCAGACTCAAACTACGCCCACTCCAACCCTTTGTTGGGCTGGAAGCTACTAATGCTATAAGTACGGCCACCACAGTGCAGCAAATTACCCTGAAATTTGAATGACAAGTAATTAAGTCAACCAAAAAAATTCTATGAAACTCTTAGCTACTACTAACAGAATATAACAGCAAGCAAATTTCTGTACAAACTACAAGTAAGGGCACTTACAGGCCAACTGACAACACAAGCATAACAGCCACTTTGAACATTCTTGGTGACAGAATCCCCTTAATATAGTAAACAAGAGCTACAACATGAATAATAATAAACACCTGTACATGAACAAGAATGGAAGAGTAAAATTAGAGATTAAGAGCAACATAAGGCATAAATTTAACAAGATTAAGGAGCATAAAATAAGTAATGAATTACCGTAACAAGCATGAGACCTATAAGGAGTTCAATCTTTATGTACCTATGGATTTGAGTTGCGTtcattttctctcttgttttaactTTATCATAAATTATTCTTTAAAACAAGGTTACTTTCCCTTTAAATGATAAAAAGGAGAGGGAAGTAGGAAGGGCACAGGCCTTCATTCAAATTAGAGCAAGgaaacaaagaaggaagaaattttgaaaaatatagttGACAAATGGGGAAAACACTAGTCTGATGCAATTTTGTGAGGACTTCATTCCATTGACAAACAGGAAATTACTAGTTGTTGTGTAACTTTGAAATGACTTCATCCAGAGTACCAAGACTGATCGTATCACAAGAAAGATTTAGTACCAAGATGGTTTCAATGCACAATACCTTGTACACAATTATTCTGTCAAAGGCAGTATTTTTTTAGAATATGCCCATCAATTAACAGCAGACATGAGGGAGAGATAAATCCATGGCTACAGTAATAGCAAATAAGAAAGCAGGAATTGCAGGAAAACCAGCTCGTTGGAACTAACcaaaaatgaagcaaaatgcTCAGACGTCATGACCGCATTAAAGCCCACAACAGGGACCAAAGCAGCCAACAATGTTCCCAAGACAACCtatatttgaaattaaaaagaCATTAGCACAAGGATGACTAGAATAACAGCGTTAAAGAGGTATATTTATCTTAAAGACGTTACTAATTCAATATCAATCAAAACAGATTTCCAATATACTACAACCAGACATAAAAACCCATAATACAACACAAACCAAAACCATAGAAACAACTACAAATTTCTCAAAGCTCACCCAAACATAAGCTTCCATCCCAGAAGAATACAGTACATTAAATAATACTCACATACACTGTCCCCTAGatcttttaaaagaaaaatgatagTTCTACATAATGAGACTCTCCCATATATCTCACCCCCGATGAATGCAGAGTTATTAGTTAAACCTGACCACGGTAGTGAGCTAACTACTGCCTACCTACTTTCTTTGCATTAGTACAGTTCATTTCACCTTCAAATCCTATATTCCTCTGAAGTCTACAGATTATGTAACTTAAGTACCAATAACTCTTCAATCTCCATACTTGAGCACAATTAGTAACAAGTGGAGCTTATATAATGCAACTGTTTACCAACGTACTTACAAGTGGAGCATACGCAATGTACAATCGAGAAGAGTAGCGACCAGTTACTATGCATAGCAGCACATGCATTGGAATGAGGTTGATAATGAAGGTGTACCCTCCCCAAGAGCAAACCTATAAACAAAtcagaaaaagtaaagaaatatgGTGAAAAACAGACATACAATTGCCAGGAAAATAACCAATAGTTTCCCTTCCTCATACCATATAAAAGTATGCTATGGAATTTAGAGTTGCATAGAAGAGGGATCCAGTGTTTAATGTCTGCAATAAATACCAAACATCAGTCCATTTTATGTGTATCATGCCACAGTGACAAATTGCAAAATACCAACAAAAACTGTAAGAAACAAGTAAAAAATGGTTAAAGGTATCATTCGCTTGAAAGGTTATAGAGTATCACATGCAGTAAAATAGAGCATCAGACAACCTTTATATAGAGGTAGAAAGTGAAGATTAGAGCAAATATGGCAACAGCTTCATTGTCATAGCTTCCAGCGACTGATCGAGATATATAGGACGGAACCTGCCAGCAGTAACCACCAATCACATATAAAAAGTACCACACATATGGATATGCGCCCTTTAGCATTTGCTAACGGGCAATGAACAACTTTACCTGAATCCTGATTTAGAATTTGTTGTTGAAAGAAATATAAACATGGAAGCCTCTTGTTCAAATTGGTCAGAAATACTATAATGGTTTTGAAAATAGGTTGTTAATACCAACAGAAGACTAGTATTAAGTAATGGATCCAGGTCATTGAAACAACATGCCAAAAGCTCTTTCAAGGTGTCGTTACATTGACAATAATCCTAAGCTATGGATGACAGCACACAGATTACCATGGCCAAAAGAGCTGCAGCAGTCAATCCAGCACCAGCACCCTTAACTTCCtgcatttgaaaaattttaatataCTGAAAATTGAAGAGATTGATTAAAGATGCCAAGTTATGTGAAATTAATAGAAGTGCTTTTTTAAACAGAAACTGTTAGAAGGAAAAACAGACCTTTGTCAAAAGGTATGTAGCCCAAGAAGCAAAAGCAGAGAATATCGGTGCAGTAAATACACAAACAGTTTCCACAGACAGAGGAATATTTAAAGAATTCAACAACCTGCCATCACAAAGTATTAGGTAAAATCAATAAATATGTAGAGGACTCAGAAACAGTAGCAGCTTGCTAAGAAACAATCAGAggggaaaagaaggaagaagagtAGGAAAATGCGCAGAAAGTCTAACTTTGGACACTTTGTGATGATGGTAAACTTTTAGGCTGTACAGAACCTAGACATTCATCCATCTTAGTCAACACAAACCAGTATTTTCAAGAAACACAGATAATCCATGACACATACCACCACAAGGTGCCTGCTGTCAATGTCAGTCCAGGATAAACAGTTCCACCAATCACTCGCCCAAGAGGATACCTTTGTTCAAGTAAAAGGCAATTCACATTATCAGATAACCTACATAAGCTGAAAGAAACAATTTAAGAAGGAAAATATCCCAGATTGATATAGAAATTACCAGGTTCGATCATCAAACCAATTCCAGAAGTCATATATTCCATTCTTTGTCAGAAACTGAAATCACAAGAGCATCTGTTAGCATGCTTTCAATTCAAAATGTTACGAACAATTATATACTCTACATCAGAGGAAAGATATAATACATCAGAAAATAATCATCACCAAGATTAGAGCTACAACTCTCACATGAAAAAAACCAAAGTTATGATAACCATTTGCCTCAGCTAGAGGTCCAAGTTCTCTAGTGTTATTTCATATGATATGGAAAACTAAAAAGATCTGAAACGTATATTGACAAGATGACCTAATAAAAGTTTCATAATAACTCACTTGGTTCTGCTTATGTAATTGACTCCTGTGCTTCAACACATCACACAATACATAAAACTGAAAAAAGTGTCCTTAAATGCACCCAAACAACCATTAAGATGTTTAAGGAGACCAATAAAATTTTCAGCAAGATATACAAACAAGAAGTTGCATGTGAAAACAAGAGAATACTACAGAGGACAGTTTTATGATAAAATCCTTGCTTAACAGGTACTATATGATACAAGCGCTCGCCCTGCATTTGGAGGGCTGGAGTTGCAAAAGATGCTATCAACCTCAAGAATTTGAAAACGTGCACAGGACTAATCCTCAGTCCCACGTCAATAGTGATGAAGGAAAACAACGAAATGATCAATCATAGACAATTATCATCCATCATAATCATTTCTGCAATAAATAACTTAAAGCAGATAACATTTGTTTACGAATATAGGAGTAATAGCATGAGAAGTAACATCTCAAAATCACGCTTTCCTATGACACCAAAACAGACAACTATAACAGGCATTCGCACATTACAAGTTTAGCTACACtttattaaattatttcatCTGTTTCAACCTATGCATGGCGAGCATTGCCCAATTACAAAGATTCATGCTTCATCGCAGTCAAATGCAAACAAAGTTCATAAAACTTCAATTTAAAAAAAGACGGATTAGTTAGACATATAAGAACACAATCCTGGGATTATCTCTTCAGCTAAAGCTATCGTCATCTTAGTATAAAAAGAACTTTGCTACAAAAATAAAGGGAATAAGAACCGCAAACCTGAGTGACCCTGTAGTTAAAATAAGGATCGAATTCATGGATCACACTCTCGTACTTAATCACCTGCACGTAATTAAATCCTAATCAGAACCACACAAAAAGATTGGTGAATCACCACATTCCAACGATCCAATCCAATTTTAGTCTAGGTTTAGAAAATTCTAAACACACACTACATAGATGTGAGTTTGATAGTAGGTGCAGAGTATACTCACGGAGAAGAGACGGATCGAGAAGGCTAGAACTCCGAttaaaataagaatgaaaatcGAGAAGACGTGGCCAAAGGCGTTGCGCAGACTGGAAGGGGTTGGGCTGGTCTCCGGGGCCGCCATTGACGGCCAAAACAAGCGCAGCTACAGCTACAAGAGAGTGAGTTGGGTTGGGGGTTTTGGTTTAGACGAAGAAGGAATAGGCAGCGAGAGAAGACTTTTCGTATCCAGTCTAACCCGCCACAGTCATTTTTGGCTGAATTAATTACTTTGCGAAGGTTTATACAATTTTACTTTAACAAAAGAGTGGTCTATGTAACGCAATTAACAGGTCGCTAGTGACAGCGAAGCACGCTTTCTGGATACGGAGAGGGGCAGGATGGGGCAATATCGGCTTTGGATCAAAAATCTACTTCTGTCGTCTATTATATTAGAATGTTACGTGGACTCTTTCTATTGGCTCCTCATACATGGCACCCTGTAGATAATTGGCCACCTCCTAGGGATCAAGTGGGTAAAAGTCGTTAAAAGACTAGAGTTTAATTACCCAACAAAGGCCATGCTTGGCAGatgttttcttacattttatttcttttttttttcctaacatGGACTGGTGAGATTTAAAGAGGTAATATTTGaaggcttttttttttagaataaatGAGGTGATATCTTTGATTTCATGAGTTTAAAAAGCAAAATATTGCTGCGAAAACACCTACAAgatgaatttctttttttttcaattcaaccaaaatgaGAAACAATAATAATTTTGGTACAACAATGATCAAAACCTAAACCTAAACCAAGATGTAGGTCTATTACCaacatataaaaaataaaaaagcaaaataaactgcttccagaaaaaaaaaaaactttgtcCTTAATCCTACACTAATAGGCTAAAAAAGGTATCAATGATTTGCAAATTATGTCACTAGTGTTATCACATGTCAACTCTTTATCAACCTAAGGTAGACTAAGTGCTTAGGAAAGTCTCCAAGGGTGCGTGGTTTTGGTGACGTGTCAGTTCATGATTTGCTGAAATGTTGTCGTCCTCCAGCTGCTCACGTGACTTGATGGTTGGAAATTGGGATGTGAATTCCGTTTGTGAGCCACGAGTCTTTTTGCTTGCATCCAACCCACTAAAGAGAGTAATAATAGTAGTAAtagtcctttttctttttcaaacactGTGGTTGGGCGGTTGGGCCTATGTCTCTTTCCCACCTTACCTAATGTCAGCTTTTTTGGTCACACCTACTGGATCAGAACCATCATTTATCCCTCCCTCTTTGTTCatcgtctctctctctctctctttctcttcgTTTCTTCATCTCCGACGAGAAAGCCCCcttcttctctttctcttttctttgtcTTCGTCTTCTGATGGAGAATAATGATAAGCCAAAAAAGATGGTTTATGTATATACTTTTAAAGGTTCTTGTTTCTTCCTTTGCAGAACTTCTCTAGccctcatttttttctttttttttaaatgggtTGTAGTTGTCTAATTTACATATTTCTCATATTGCAGGTGACAAATTGGAAATTACTTCTGGCAACCTGATGACATCTTGCAagtcttttgtttccttttctaaaGTGCATTCTGTATGCTTAAAAGTTTTGATTCTTCTAATTCCTCCACTTTCTTATGCCCGAGttcttttgtacttttttttttgttttctgagAAACCGTGTTGTGGGTTTTTCTGTTTTTTCCCAATAGAGCAAGGGATCAATGATAAAGGAGGCATCTTTTTCAGGTTTGAGGTTATGTTTAATAGTTTTTATcaatgattttttaaatcaataGCCTATTGTTGTTTTTTTGCTTGAACTATTTTTATTTATCGGTAGCCTTCTTGATTTTCACGTTTAGAAGAGATTTTTGCAGTTTTTTGGGACAAAAACAGCTTGGATGAGTTTTTAGGGAAATTGCCTTGGTGAGTTTCTTGCTACGGATTTATGTGTTTTGGACTATTGTTATCTAAGCGCTTTTGTAACGTTGTCTTTTTTATGAACTGACTTCaagttttttcctcctttttttataactgctGTTGGTATATGCTTTTGCCGTTGTGGCGAGTTCATTTTAAACTTCCTGcctttttctttctgttttcagtttttctttctattctTGTGATTGCCTGTTTTACATCCGTATGGTATGCCTTTCTTTGTAGAATTCGCTGGCCTTTTGATTCTTGCAAAGGGCCTTCTTTGAAGCTAATCCTTTGTCATTTGTTGGGACAGGAATTCTGTTGCAGGTCAGATGCTTATTTATTTGTCTTGTTTGCCTTTTCCTTTTGTCGTACATTCTTTATTTAGTTGCCACTTTTGTTTTTCCGTTTTTAGTTCATGCATGAGTATCACCTCTGCGTAATAGTTGTTAACTCGCATGTAAGAGTTGCCATGCATGGTTTAAAAAATTTATGCTCTGTTCTTTTTGCTTCTTACTTTTTGGCAATAGAGCTGGTATGCATGCATGTTTTTTATTTCATTGTATCATATATCTTATGTTCTTTACAGCAGTTCGTAAATGTTGTTTTTGTTCTTCTTTACAATCATTCGACTATAGTTTTTGGTGGCTATTTAAATTGCCATtggctgattttttttttttttggactgaTGGTTCTTAGTCATTTAAGTCAGGTGGATAGAAATACTATTCGTCAAAAATGGTATGTTGAAATGTCACAGAGTGAGAAGGCTGCACTTTCATGTCGGAGGCATGAAGCCAGGCTTTtggaaaaaaagggagaaatcCTCACGCTCTTATGTTCATAGGGTACCGTTTGGTTGCATAGAAGCCGGTGTTTGTTTTCCTGGTTCTACTCTTCTGGGCGATAGCAAGCTACTCTTGAAGGTTGTGGTTTTACTCCTCGAGGTATATGTGCCGTTGTAGTATTTTACTCGTCTATTCTGTATCTGTTAGTTTATTTAGCCTTGTGTCAGATCATTATCTTTGAATGGCTTCACGTTTCTGTGCCATTTACGATTGAAGCCATCTATTTTTGCACATTACAGCAGCTCCATTGAATGACATAGTTCAGGTTACAAAAGGTCAACCAGAATCTAGTGCTGGAAAAAAAACTGTGTCTTCTCATCTTTGGCCGAACGTTTGGCCTTCTATTAATGATCAGCCTTCTTAGCACAGTCATAAAGAAGTCTTACCTAAAGGATTGCCTGACCTCTTAGATAACATTACAGTCTTCAATGAGAACGAACAAACTTGTGATTCTCAAAATGTCAACCAAATAACATACTTCAATCTTTAAAGGACTCAAACTCTGGAATCCTTAACTCTTTGAACACTCCGTCTTTAAATCGTTTGTCCAGAGACTGTGTTTCCTCTTCTATTGCATTGAATCCCTGATCTTTCAGCATTCGGTGAGGTAGAGATATTACTGCATCCAACAAATCATTCGTCTTGCTTTTCTTATTCAGCCTTTAGTATCGTTGTCTTTCATAAACTATTCTTAATAAAATAAGGCCGTCTATTTATGCACGTTGCAGCAACTCCATTCAATGACAGAGCTCAGCGTTAGAAATGTCAGATGGAAACTAATGctggaaaaaggaagaaaaaggaaaaaaaaaggacatcTGTCTTTTGATTCCTTACCTAATGACCAGCCTTGTAAGCGGAGGCATGGAAATGCATTGTCTAAGGCATGGTCTCCTGTTTCAGAAGTTAACATTGCGATCTCTCAAGACAATGAACAAACCTGTGGTGCTTGATGTTAAAATACAGCTAACATCTTTGAACCTACGCGAAACTTGAATTCTAAAATTCTTGGTTCTTTGCAGAGTCCATTTTTGAATTGCTCATTAAATGACTGTATTTATTCTTCTACTACATTGAATCTCCAGTCTTCTAGTACTTCTCAAGATACAAATATTATTATATGTACCAATTATTTTGCTTGCTTTTCTTGTTCAATCTCCggtacttaaaaaaaaattcttctcCACTTCTAAGATAATGTTGTGTCTTTTGGGCACCTTATTAGGATTTGCCATTGCAGATATCCCATCGATCCAGAAAAATATGGTGGTTCATTCTCAAATAATAAATGATGTGTCGACTAACAAAGATGGGACCAGCAAATCATCTGATATTCCTGTTGGTTTTGCAACTCGAACGAAGGATCATACAAATGTTATGTCGACAAGAACGACGCAGTCAGGTTAGTTGATATGTAGGTTATGCTGAAAGGGGGCAAAAACGTTTCATCCTTGTTGGAGTATCGTATATGTGATGAATATGTATTTCTGTCCttgaaatattaaaaaaaaaagagcagctGCTTATAAAATCCTTGAGCATTAACTGCCTTAAGCTTGATTATGCTACtatttgatcatttgtttcAGGAGGGCTCCCACAATATATGTTGACATTTTCTCTTGGGAAGCTGCAACACAATTTCCAATAGCAACACAGACAGCAAGAGGAGGGGCAAGTTTCTCTTGCTACTGTTACTGACTGTCCATTTGAGTATCAATGTTAATTATTATATATTCTAAGCTGAATATTCTGCGGATCTTGGCAGATGCAATGGGGCTTGGGAAAACTGTGATGACTATTGCTCTGATTCTTGCAAGGCAAGGCAGAGGTACCCTGAGGATTAAGAATCAATTGCCAAAAGTGAGGGTGATACAGAGTacatcaagaaaaagaaaaaggaatctGATCTCAAACCTTTTAGAAAAGTGAAAGGCAACACCCTCATTATTTGTCCTATGGCGTTGCTTGGCCAGCGGAAGGTGAGTCCCTATAATATATTGATTCAGCCAGAATAACAAAGTTTTCTGAGTTTGTATGCATTCTGAATAGGTTTAGCTACATTGTTCTGAAACTGCATTACTGATTTTCTGATCATATGTTAGTTAATGGATAGGCACAAGGATATACTGTCGTCTTCTGTGAataagaatttactgaatgaaCAGGATGAACTTGAAACACACTCAAAGCCAGATAGCATCTCCATTTCTGTCTTTTTTGGTGGGGATCGGAGCAGTGACCCTAGAGTGATTGCTGAACCTAATGTGATCTTGACCACATACAGTGTCTTAACGGCTGCTTGTAAGAATATAAGCTAGCTATTTCCATTTTTTGTTACTTTCCACCACCAAAATGCATTTACTTGTAGCTTATAAGAATGAAAAGCTGGCCATTTCCA is part of the Coffea eugenioides isolate CCC68of chromosome 6, Ceug_1.0, whole genome shotgun sequence genome and encodes:
- the LOC113774137 gene encoding dolichyl-diphosphooligosaccharide--protein glycosyltransferase subunit STT3A, producing MAAPETSPTPSSLRNAFGHVFSIFILILIGVLAFSIRLFSVIKYESVIHEFDPYFNYRVTQFLTKNGIYDFWNWFDDRTWYPLGRVIGGTVYPGLTLTAGTLWWLLNSLNIPLSVETVCVFTAPIFSAFASWATYLLTKEVKGAGAGLTAAALLAMVPSYISRSVAGSYDNEAVAIFALIFTFYLYIKTLNTGSLFYATLNSIAYFYMVCSWGGYTFIINLIPMHVLLCIVTGRYSSRLYIAYAPLVVLGTLLAALVPVVGFNAVMTSEHFASFLVFIIIHVVALVYYIKGILSPRMFKVAVMLVLSVGLVICCTVVAVLIALVASSPTKGWSGRSLSLLDPTYASKYIPIIASVSEHQPPTWPSYFMDLNILAFLVPAGIVACFLPLSDASSFVILYIVTSVYFSGVMVRLMLVLAPAACIMSGIALSGAFDVLTRSLKFQLPGTSEIFASDAVDTGSESVILNKDGAKEDKSENSVKERPSKKNKKKEKEKEKEKEKEKEKEKENAGTSSSRSHAERRPLVLPVEASVIAIFLLVLLVAFYVVHCVWAAAEAYSAPSIVLTSQSPDGLHVFDDFREAYAWLSHNTDVDDKVASWWDYGYQTTAMANRTVIVDNNTWNNTHIATVGTAMSSPEKAAWEIFNSLDVKYVLVVFGGLVGYPSDDINKFLWMVRIGGGVFPHIKEPDYLRDGQYRIDSQATPTMLNCLMYKLSYYRFVETDGKGFDRVRRTEIGKKYFKLTHFEEVFTTHHWMVRIYKLKSPRNRIRGKTKKSKSKSSSTISSKSSRTRKKNPWN